Below is a genomic region from Neosynechococcus sphagnicola sy1.
CACCGACGTTGGAGCACAACTGCTGAGGAGGGCTGAGCAACAGCAGCAACGGCAAGACTTCCGGGCAGCCCAGTCTACCTATCAGCAGGTGTTGCAGCTCCAACCGGATGACGTTGCGGCCCTTGGCAACCTGGGTACGGTTTACAAACACCTCGGCGACCCAGAGGCTGCGATCGCCTATTATCGGCAAGCCCTTGCCCTGGCACCCAACCAGCCTGAAATCTGGTTCAATTTGGGGACTGTTCTGCAAATCAATGACCCGAAGGCGGCGATTGCGGCCTATCAACAGGCGATCGCCCTTGATCCCACTCTGGGAGCTGCCTACTTCAAGTTGGGGAAGCTGTATCAGGAACAGCAGCATTGGTCAGGGGCAGCCGCAGCCTATCGGGAGGCGATCGCCCGGATGCCGAACTTTGCCCCGGCCTATATGAACCTGGGGAATGTCCTCAAGGCAACGGGCGATCTCACCGCAGCGATCGCCCAGTATCAGCAAGCCCTGGCATGCCAACCGGACGATGGCGAAGCTTTCTACAATCTCGGCAATGCTTACCTGGCTCGACATCAGCGATCGGAGGCCATTGCTGCCTATCGACAGGCGGTGCAACACCAGCCCAGATTGCAAGCAGCCTGGGTGAATTTAGCCATGGTTCTACAGCAAGTCGGGGATTATGATGCCGCGATCGCCTGCTTTGAAACCTTGCTGCAGCAAGATCCAACCGATGCCATGGCCTACTGTAACCTGGGTTCCCTCTCCAATGATCTGGGTCGCTTCGATCAGGCGATCACGTTTCTGGAGCAGGCGATTCAACTCAGCCCCGGCTTAGCCGTAGCCCATACCAATCTTGCCTATGCCTTAGTGGCGGTGGCTCGACTGACCGACGCGGTGGATCACTGCAACCAGGCAGTGAAACTAGCGCCCCAACTGACCGCAGCCTATCTGAATCTCGGCTACGCCCTGAATAATCAAGGCAAGGTGGCAGCGGCGATCGCCAGTTTTCAGGCTGGGTTAGCGGTAGACCCCGACTGCCACCCCCTGAATTCCAATTTGCTCTACACCCTTAATTACAGCGATCGCATCCACCCAGCAGCGATCGCCGAGGTGCATCGCCAGTATGGTCAGCGCATAACCCCAGAGGTTTCCCCCCCATCTTCACAGTGCGACTCCCCGAGAGCGCGATCGGCCATTGCGGGTGGGCTATGTTTCCCCCGATATGTATCAGCACTCGGTGAGTTATTTCTTAGAACCGCTGCTGGCTCACCATGATCCGGCTCGGGTTGAAACCTTTTGCTATGCAGATGTTGCCACCCCGGATGCAGTAACAGAGCGGCTGCAAAAACTGAGCCACCATTGGCGATCGACCCGCCCCCTGAGTGATGAGGAGCTATATGAGCAAATTCTCGGCGATCGCATCGATGTGTTAGTAGATCTCACAGGGCACACGGGTAAAAATCGCCTCCAGATGTTTGCCCGTAAGCCAGCTCCCCTACAAATCACCTATTTGGGCTATCCCAACACCACGGGGTTAGCCGCCATGGATTATCGACTCACCGACATTGATGCCGATCCACCGGGACTCACCGAGGCATACCATACCGAAACACTCCTGCGGTTGCCCCGCTGCTTTCTCTGTTATCAGCCCCTGAGCACCGCCCCTGCGGTGTTAGATCTGCCTGGTAAGACTATGGGACGCATTACCTTTGGTTCCTTCAACAACTTGCCCAAACTCACCCTCAGCGTCATTGCTGTGTGGTCACAAATTCTGCATGCTGTCCCTGATGCCCGTCTGATTCTCAAAGTTCGTTGGCTTGAGGATGAACCTACTCGCCAGCATTATTTAGACCTATTTGCGGCCCAGAAGATTCCGCCACAACGAGTGAAGCTGATTGGCATGATTCCCGACGCCGATCATCACCTCAACTTCTATAACAATATCGACATTGCCCTCGACCCTTTTCCTTATAACGGCACAGCCACCACCTGCGAAGCTTTGTGGATGGGGGTTCCTGTGATTACCCTCGCTGGCTCCACCCATGTCAGTCGGGTAGGGTTAAGCCTTCTGAACGCCGTGGGGCTCCCCGAACTGATCACCCATAGCCATCAGGAATATATTGCGACAGCAGTTACTCTGGCAGCCAATCGCGAACATCTAGCAAACTTGCGCTCCAGGTTACGGCCACAAATGGCAGCTTCTGCCCTTTGCCATGGGATGGCCCATGCCCAGGCAGTGGAGGCTACGTTCCACACAGAATTTTCTAAATGGAACCTATAGGAGTTGCCGATTTAGTGTGGCACAAGTAATAAGCTAAAACCCTTTCCCGGTCTAACTCAGGTGTACTTCATGTTACGAGGAACCCCTGTCAGGACGTGACTCCCATCTGATTGACTGACAAAAGTCCTGAAAGGCTGACGGCTTCGTTGCTCACCCGCACTTTCAGTGCAGGGCGGGGAAGGCGATCGCTGAAAGATTTGTCAGTCAACCAGGACTCCCATACTATTTGGAGATTCTAGCTGGTCTTGTCAGACGTCAATATCTGGTAGGCCGCAATGTAATGGTCAAACTCATTCCACATTTCAATAATTTTCCCCTCTGAAAGTCTGAAAATTGAAATTCCTGTCAAATTCACTCTGTTACCATGGGGTTCCATATTCCAGAGTGTAGCTGTATTTAATCCAGTGATCAGCCAACGAACTACCACCTTCTCATTTTCTGCAATGAGGTCATCAATCCGCATATTCAGATCTGAAAAGGCGTTGCGAATATTGGCTATATCAATTTTGAGTGCTGACCTACCGCCTGTTTCCCCTCCCGTGATCGGGGACATGGTATGACGAACTATGTGCGGGTCAACTAGAGTTTCTAAAAGATCAAGATTACCTAAATTCCAAATTTCCTCAATATAACGACGTACAATCTGTTTATTTTCAGTTAATGTCATTAATTATTTCCCTCTCGCCCACTCAACATCAACAAAGCCAAAAACGTCTCACTACAAAAGGGTAGCGCCATGGTAACCAACGGCTAAACACTCACTCAGCTAAGTTATTCGTGGAAAGTCTGGGAGTAGCGACAAAGTTGGAGGGCAAAGACCCAACTTAGAAAGTATCATCTATCCCAGAATCTAGTAAGCCTCATCACATAGGACTGCCCACCCAGAATGAACTGTTATAGCGGTTACTGAGCCAATGCTATACCGGCAAGATCTTGAAGTACTTGCTGTACAAAGCTTTAAAAAAAGTATTTTACTTCACCAAGCGCACAAGCAGTATAACAAAGCGCAGTAAATCATTATGCAGCAAAAACAGTTCCATGCTGCATTCAAGAGTAGCGCACCAGGGTCAATTGCCGCTTCTAGCACCAGAGGTAGTGACTTCAGTTCCTGAACTGTCACACCCCTAAGGGCATTGTTTTGGTTGGCATATAGTTTGTATGTATTGGTTTGATTCCCTTCACCGTGGGCAGCAGACGGTCTTAACCCTGATCGCCGTTGCGGTTAACGAGCTGCTCAAGGATACGACGGTTCTCTGTCTGAAGTCCTCTGACTTCTGCCTGCATTTCTCGAATCTCTACACCTTGCCTTTGCAGCTCGGTGATGATTGCATGGGAGACATTGACGAGGCTCTCTACAGAGCCTTCTAGCCGCCCTATAGAGTGAGTATTTTGCTCACACACACTGGCGAGAGTGTTCACACTGCTTACAAGCCTGTCCAGCATTTCATCAGTCCATCTTTCAGTGGTCATCGTGGGTTGCATCCTCTAGAGTATGAATAAAACCTGTAACAGCTTTCTTTTTGAGAATTTGGAGTTTCAAAGGCTAATTGAACTATCAGAATATAAAACCTGTAACAGCTTTGATAAAGATTGTCGAGATGTTTTTTTGTCTCAAGATTATCTGTGAAATTTCAATAGCAGATTGTTGAGACATAAATGGTATGAATTGATCAGGCATTCCCTGATTAACCCATATTTCTGTTAGTTGTTCACAACAGTTAATTACTGGATCTGGTAATCTAACAACACGGGTAGAATAGGGGGCACGTTTACCACGCCCACCACGATATAAGCCAGTCATAGAAAACCTGTAATAAGTAAATTACAGCATGATTACAATACATGTTACAGGTTTTGTTAAATTATTCATTAAGCTAGAAACTCAGAAAGATTCCTGTTCCCACGTCACAATCACACCAATTGACTCATAAGCCTTCTCAACCATGTCTCTAAAGCCGCTTGTATAGCCTCCAAACAGGTGAATACGAGGCTTCTTGCTCTTAAGGTACTGAGCAACAACAAGACTTTTGCACCGTCCTTCCAGTCGGTTACATGCTTGATTTCGATCACATGCTCATCTGTCACCAGGTCAATGAAACCAACAGGCGTTTCTACCTCTCTTTCTCCCCCTTCCCTGCTCTGTAGGGAAACTTAAATCATTCGTTCTGACTCAATAACGATTTCTGATGTAACCATGATTCCTTGCCTTGATAGTTGGTTAGTACAGTCCTGGCAGATGCGAACATCTGAACCCTAACGCCTATCAGTGTGGTGGGTGGTTGATCATAGCTGTTCCTCATAACATCAGTCGTTAAATTCTTCTTGGGTGACGGTAACGTTACCTGCTGCGATCGCAAAACTGCAATGACTGCGCTTGTTGCAGAGGTGTCTCCACGTCCTGGATGGTGGGAAACACCCGCAGTACGGATGAAACCACTGATACCTGTACCCGCGTACCCACTGACAGGGGCATGCCTGCTGTCGTGCGGGCATGAAACTCTCGACCGCAGCGACTAATCAGACAGTAGCAATGCTCTCGACCTAAAAACTGGCGATCGCGAATCACGACCGTCGCCGCTGCATCGGGTTCTAGTAATACCTCTTCCTGCCGAATCATCAGTTCCCCAGCGGTGACTGAGGGGAGCGGATTCTCGATACGATTGTTGTGCCCCACAGTCAGACGCTGAATTGGAAATCCTCCTATCTCGGGTTCCCAGCGATCTCCGTGACAGCGAACCGGCAAAAAACTTGGCCTGGGTGACAAACTCGGCCACAAACCGGGAGGCAGGTTCTCTGTAGATCGTTTCTGGGGTGTCCAGTTGCTCTAAATGCCCCTGGCGCATGACCGCCACCTGATCGGAAATCGAGAGAGCTTCTTCCTGGTCATGGGTGACAAAAATTCCAGAGGTGCCCGTTGCCTTGAGAATGTCGCGGATTTCCTGACGTAGGCGCAAACGGATCTGCACATCTAGATTGCTCAGAGGTTCATCCAGCAGGATCAGGCTGGGTTGGGGAGCAAGGGCACGGGCAAGAGCCACCCGCTGTTGCTGACCTCCTGAGAGTTCGTGGGGATAGCGATGTTCTAACCCCTCTAGGCCAACACGGGCGATCGCGGCTGTGGTGAGTTGTTGCACGTTGTCGGGGGGGGTAACGGCGGCTATGACCCCGTGGCCGATGCTTGAGGCCAAAGGCAACATTCTCAAGTACCGTTAGATGGGGAAACAGTGCGTAGTCTTGAAAGACAATGCCCACGTCCCGTTGTTCCGGTGGTACCCAGCAGTCCTCTCCAGCAACCCTCTGTCCTGCCAAGCAAATGGTTCCCGTTTGGGGAGCCTCCAACCCTGCAATCAAGCGTAACAGCGTGGTTTTGCCACAGCCCGAAGGGCCTAAGAGACCGAGTAAATCTCCTTGGCGCAGTTCCAGTGTTAGCCCATGGACGGCGGCTTGCGCTGTGCGAGGAAACTGCTTACTCACCTGATCCACTTGCAGAATCAGTGGTTGGCTGCTGGGCATTGTGCCTGGGTTATCGGGCTTGGTAGTGGGGCGATCGCGGCTAGCATTATGATGGTTGGGTTGAAGTGCTTGTTGCAAACTAAAATCAGTAATCTTCCCAGACATCTCTCAGACTTTTGCTAATTTTTCTTATTAGTTATTCTAAGGTTAATCCGTCTGTATGCAAGATTTCTACAAACGTATCATCCAGCCACTGGGACAAGACCGTTACAGTGCTTGGACGATGCTAGTGATGGCGATCGCGGTGCTGATTTCCCTGCCCGTTCTCACCGTCTTAAGTGGCATTTTCCGGGATACTGGAGCCATCTGGCAGCACCTCGCTGCCACGGTCTTGGCCACTTACATCACCAATTCCCTGGGTCTGATGGTGGGGGTGGGGCTGGGTGTCGTCCTGATAGGGACGGGAACCGCTTGGCTGGTAACCATGTGTCGATTTCCAGGACGATGGATGTTCGAATGGGGCTTACTCTTGCCCCTGGCAGCTCCAGCCTACATCCTGGCCTATACCTACACGGAACTATTGGAATTCTATGGCCCGGTGCAGACAAGCCTGCGAGGGTGGTTTGGTTGGCAGAGTGTTCAAGATTACTGGTTCCCCGATATTCGTTCCCTTTGGGGGGCGATCGCCCTACTGACCTTGACCCTCTATCCCTATGTCTATCTCCTGGTACGGACTGCCTTTTTGTCTCAGTCAGCCTCGACTTTAGAAGCCTGTCGGATGTTGGGCTGTGGTCCCTGGCAGAGTTTTCTGATCGTGGCACTGCCCCTCGCCCGTCCAGCCATTATGGCTGGGTTATCCTTGGCATTGATGGAAACGTTGAATGACTATGGAACCGTCCAGTATTTTGCCGTTGATACCTTCACCACTGGCATCTATCGCACCTGGTTTGGCATGGGGGAACAACAGGCAGCTTCCCAACTCTCGGCGTTTTTACTGCTGTTTATTTTGGCGCTGGTGTTGCTAGAGCGGGGAGCTCGGGGACAGGCCCAGTACTATCAAACTGCCCCACATCGCCAACCACTGGCGGCTTATTCGCTGCGGGGATGGCGGGCGATCGCTGCTCAGCTAGCCTGTTTTCTCCCCATTGGACTGGGGCTTCTTTTCCCTGGGGCAATTTTGCTGCAAATGACTCTGGAAAACTGGAGTCAAACCTTCAATGAAGAATTCTGGGGATTTGCCTACAACAGCTTACTTCTGGCATTGCTAACTGCCGGAATTGCAGTGGCGATCGCACTCCTGATGGCCTATGGTTTGCGACTGCAACCAAATCTGGGGATGCGTCTGGCGACTCAAGTCGCCGCCATGGGATATGCCGTCCCCGGTTCAGTGATTGCCGTCGGCATTCTGGTACCTGTTGGCGGACTGGACAATGCCATCGATGCCTGGATGAGGTCAACCTGGGGAATTTCCAGCGGTCTATTGCTCAGTGGCACAATCGCAGCCCTTGTGTTTGCCTATTTAGTGCGATTCTTGGCCGTTTCCTTCAGCACCATTGATGCCAGTTTAACGAAGATCAAACCGAGTTTGGATGATGCAGCTCGCAGCTTAGGGCACAGCCCACTCAGTACCTTAGTCCGTATCCATGCGCCCCTCATGGGACGGGGCTTGTTGACTGCGGTAACTCTGGGTTTTTGTGGATGTGATGAAGGAATTACCCGCCACCCTCATTATTCGCCCCTTTAACTTCGATACCCTAGCCGTGCGAGTCTATAGTCTGGCAGCCGATGAGCGGCTAGCCGAGGCTTCCGGAGCAGCCTTGGCAATTGTTCTTGTGGGCTTGATACCCGTAATTCTGTTGAATCTCAGATGGGCAGACTCACCCAGGAAGTAAGGTGTCAGCATTAAGAGCACTGGTTTTGACGCTAGTGATAAAGTCTTGAGGTGTCTGGTAGCCAGACTTGAAGAAAACTTAAGAATAAGGACTAAAACCCTTACATAATATGACTTATAGCGTCTGATAACGAATCCGAAGACCAGCGACCATCTGTTCTATCTGCTCTGTTAACCCTTCAATGAATTACCTCAACAATCTGCTGCTCAAATTTACTTTTGGGGATGACTGGGTTGTATTTAATAATGATTGATGCAGCAGGTAAATTCATTTTTACGGCTTCAACATTTGCCAAGGATTCCAACAAAGATTGTAACTGCATAGCATAGGATTCACGATGGTATAAATTTGAAATCCACAATCGAATCCTTCCAGGAGTATGGTGCATAATTCTATAATCATCTTCTGACTTTCTGGAATTTAGCAGACGCTTTACATATACCTCTGATTTCTGTCTTGCCTTTATAGAAACTGAGAAGCCTTCTTTTTCCTCTAAATAGTTTAGTAGATCCACGAGGAAATTCTGAATTAATACCAATCGTCTTCGCTCGATCAAATCTTCGATGACATTATAATTATCAATGGAATGAAGGGCATCGCGAATATTAATATAAAATGCCGATAACTGATTGCGACTACTTTTTATTTCTTCTTCAAAATGATAAAGAGAAACTGATTCAAATCCTGTAAAAATAGATTTGGATTCTTCTATAAAACTTGTTGGGCTTAAGCCTTCTACAAACCTCAGTCCCAGCGCTCTTTGCTCTGAAAAAGAAAAATAGAATGCCTCTTCTGAACTAAACTCATCGGAATTAGCAAAGGTCTCAGAGATTTTGCGAGCCAGCTCGATGACCCTTTTATCCCTTGTGTAGGGACCGTAGCGGTATATAATAAGCGACCATCCGAAATAGATGACAATCACATAGAGAATTTCTAGAGCTTCTGAAGAAAATCCAGCATAGCATTCAGAATCTTTGTTTTCTAAAGTCTTAGTCTGTTTTCCAGATAAATATCTATAAAGACTAGATTGTAGTTCTTCCGCAGCTAATATAAATGGATTTACATAGAGGGCAGCATTTTTGTCCCGCTCTCTTTCTTCTTCCTTTTGCTCTTTTTCTCGCCAGATTAAAACTGTCCAAAAGGCTGTACATACACCTGATATAATCGACAATAACAAGCCAATTTGAATAGATTCCATGGCCATCTACCCCGTTTAATTATATTTTTAGTATATAGAAATAACAGCTCCTTAATACATGAAATATAGTGAAATCACTTACTAGAATGGTGTTTGAGAGTGTACCCCAGCGCAAGCAACCCTATAGTTCCCTAACCAGTAAGGTCTGAGTTACTACTGAGTGGGTGACGGAGAGCCTAGAATCCTGTTAAGACAAGGCTCACAGCACTCAAGCGCTTTTTATGGCGCTTCAGGTTATTTCCAACCGGCTCGATCCATGATCTTCAGCGCTTCAGCGTTGTTACGGCCAAAAACCGCAGCGTTGAGTGGGTCGGCCTTGAAGGTGCCTAAACTGGCAAGTACCGGATCAACGGTGACTCCAGAGATCACTGGATATTCGTAATTCCCATTGGCAAAGATTGCCTGGGCTTCCCGGCTGACGAGATAGTCTAGCAAACGAATTGCCGCTGCCCGGTTCGGTGCATTTTTAACAACCCCACCGCCACTGATGTTAACGTGAGTGCCGCGATCGCCCTGATTGGGAAAAAACGACACCAATTTTAGCGGCAATGGCTCGATCCTCTGCTTTTTGAGACTTGGCTAACCGAACCACATAGTAAGTATTCACAAAGGTCAGATCAGCCAAGCCCGAAGCCACCGCTTTGATCTGGGACGTATCATTGCCTTCCGGAGGACGGGCAAAGTTAGCCACCAGTCCCCGTGCCCAAGCTTCCGTCTTCCCAGCCCCGTTCGCCGCCAGAATTGAACCCGTCAAAGATTGGTTGTATACGTTATTAGAAGAGCGGCAGATGAAGCGACCTTTCCACTTGGGGTTGGCAACTGCTTCGTAGGTGGAGAGTTCGGCAGGCTTAATCCGAGCTTTGTTATAGACAATGATCCGTGCCCGTTTTGAGAGGCCAAACCAATAGCCGTTCGGTTCCCGCAGACTAGCCGGAATTGCGGATTGCAGGATCTGCGATTGTATGGGCTGGAGAAGACCAGCGGACTGTGCCCGCCAGAGATTCCCAGCATCAACGGTGATCAACAGATCGGCAGGGGTATTAGCCCCTTCACTTTTGATGCGCTCAATCAGCTTGTCAGCCTCGGCTTGGACAATATTGACCTTAATTCCGGTCTTGCGGGTGAAATTCTCGTAGAGCGCTTTATCTGTATCGTAATGACGTGCCGAGTAGAGGTTGACGACACGACTAGCTTGGGCGTTGCCCACAGGGGGACGACCCAACTGATCCGCGGCAACCGCCGCCATTGCTGCCCCAGAGGCTAAAAAAACCACGTCTCGAAATTTGCATTGCCGATCCAACTTGCTCCTGTGTAATCGCAACAACCTCAAGAACAGTTCAGCCAGAACCTGTCCTTAAAGTATTTACCTTATTGAGATTAATTACTAATTGGTAGGTTAAAGTAATCCAAAATTTTGTCAAGACTATAACCTGATCGGCATTCACTTTTCCCAGTTGATTACCGTGCTGTCAGGGTTTCACATCTTCATATGCGGTTTGGATGCGCAACAGCTTAGTGATCTAGAGAGTGATCTAGTGGCCTGTCAATTTTCTATTTGTGGATCAAGACCCTTGAGCCGAAGGCGGGCATCAGCTGATGTGAATTGCCCATCGACTGAATTTCTGCGATTGATTACCCTCAAATGTACCTAGGCTGAGGTTATAGAGATGACAGCGTATACATTTCCTGTGGGCACTCCGGTTAGCCGTTGCGTCCTCTGTTTAGATACTATTTACCTCCGACCGACCTAGTTCCAAAGGAACGGCTCAGCCTCAGGTTGGCATCATCCCCATAGATGCACCTAAAATTCATCATCCGGGGTTGATCCCGCACTGGCCTCTTGATCTCGCTTTGACCCTAGCAACTCTAGCCGTTCTACCCGAATCACTGGCTTTGAGCGGCTGGCACCTGTACTGCGGTCTTTCCAATGTTCAAACTTCAAGGCGCCTGAGATGCCAATCTGACTCCCCTTGCGGACGTAGTTAGCGGCAACTTCTGCCTGTTTACCCCAGAGTTCTAGATTAAACCAGTCAGGTTGCTCATTGTTGCGGCTTTGGCGGTTCACCGCTAGGGTGAGGTTACAGACTACACTCCCGGACTCAAAGTATTTAACATCTGGGTCTCCACCCACTCGCCCGACCAGAGTTACATGATTGAGGCTCATATATCGTCCGCACTGAAGGTCAGCAACTCTACTTTATCGGAATTGATTGCAGGCTGGACAGTGACATCTGAGAATTGCTGCAAACCATCAAATTTGGGGAACCTGCTACCACTTGCTAGAGCACAGTGATAGAATCGAGTCTCAAGCTAGGGGTGCCTTGCATCGGCTGAGATTATACCCTGAGAACCTGAGCCTGGGTTATACCAGCGGAGGGAAGCTGTTTATTGAGGAACTGAATATGCGGACAGAATGGGTCGCCAAGCGTCGGGATCAAGTTAACGTCACGCAAATGTATTATGCCCGCCAGGGTGTGATTACCGAAGAAATGCACTACGTGGCGCAACGGGAAAATCTGCCAGCAGATTTGATTCGGCAAGAGGTAGCACGGGGACGGATGATTATCCCGGCTAACATTAATCACACAAATCTCGAGCCAATGGCCATTGGCATTGCCTCGAAATGTAAAGTCAACGCCAATATTGGGGCATCCCCGAATTCCTCCAGCTTGGATGAAGAGGTTGCGAAGCTGCACCTAGCGGTGAAGTATGGAGCAGATACCGTCATGGATTTGTCCACGGGCGGTGGCAATCTAGATGTTATTCGTACCGCGATCATTCAAGCCTCTCCGGTACCCATTGGCACCGTTCCCGTGTATCAAGCCCTGGAAAGTGTGCATGGCCAGATTGAAAAGCTCACCCCCGATGACTTCTTGGATGTAATTGAAAAGCATGCTCAGCAAGGGGTTGACTATCAAACCATCCATGCCGGAATCTTGATAGAGCATCTACCGTTGGTGAAAACGCGCCTCACTGGGATTGTCTCTCGCGGGGGTGGCATCCTGGCTCGCTGGATGCTTCACCACCACAAGCAAAATCCCCTTTACACCCACTTCCGGGACATCATTGAAATTTTCAAAAAGTATGATGTTTCTTTTAGTTTGGGGGACTCTCTCCGTCCCGGTTGTACCCACGATGCCTCGGATGCCGCCCAGTTGGCTGAACTCAAAACCCTAGGAGAACTGACCCGTAAAGCTTGGGAAGATGATGTCCAGGTAATGGTGGAAGGTCCCGGCCATGTACCGATGGATCAGATTGAGTTTAATGTCCGTAAGCAAATGGAAGAATGTTCCGAAGCTCCCTTCTATGTTTTGGGTCCTTTGGTAACTGATATTGCTCCGGGCTATGACCACATTACCTCAGCAATTGGAGCGGCCATGGCTGGCTGGTATGGTACAGCCATGCTCTGCTATGTCACGCCAAAGGAACACCTAGGGTTGCCCAATGCTGAAGATGTCCGCAATGGCTTGATTGCTTATAAAATTGCTGCCCATGCAGCGGATATTGCCCGCCATCGTCCTGGTGCCAGAGACCGAGATGATGAGCTTTCCCGCGCCCGCTATAACTTTGACTGGAATCGTCAGTTTGAACTGGCTCTTGACCCCGAGCGGGCGAAGGAGTATCACGATGAAACCCTGCCCGCAGATATTTATAAGACAGCAGAGTTTTGCTCCATGTGTGGACCGAAGTTCTGTCCGATGCAAACCAAAGTTGATGCCGATGCCCTGACGGAGTTAGAGAAATTCTTGGCTCAGGAACAGATGGCTCAGGTTTAGGTCAACCCTGGCGATCGCCAAATTGCATCCGCTACCCGGCAGACATCCCGCATTGCAGCCAGATCATGGACTCGCAGGATGTCTGCTCCCCCTGATATCGCCCCACAACAGGCAGCTGCGGTGCCCCACACCCGTTTTTGGGGTTCCGGTTGGTTAAGAATCGCCCCCAAAAAGCTTTTGCGCGACGGCCCCACCAGTAAGGGATACCCCAAAGCCCCTAACTTGGGGAGCGATCGCAGAATTTCCAGGTTTTGTGCCCCTGTTTTTGCAAAGCCAATGCCGGGGTCGAGGATGATTTGGCTGGGCTGAATGCCATGGGCGATCGCTGCGGCTGCCCGAGATTGGAGCCACGCGGTAATTTCTACCATCAAGTCTGCATACTCCGTTAACTGCTGCATGGTTTGGGGGGTACCCCGCGAATGCATCAAGACAATCGGCACCCCTAAAGCGGCGATCGCGGGGAGCATTTCTGGATCGTAGGTTGCCCCAGAAACATCATTGATCAGATCTGCGCCTGCCTGTACGGCTGCCCTTGCCACGGCGGCGCGGGTTGTGTCCACGGAAATCGGTACTCGCAGATCCAGACATCCACCTCGTAGCGCTTGCACCACTGGC
It encodes:
- a CDS encoding tetratricopeptide repeat protein, which translates into the protein MRRAEQQQQRQDFRAAQSTYQQVLQLQPDDVAALGNLGTVYKHLGDPEAAIAYYRQALALAPNQPEIWFNLGTVLQINDPKAAIAAYQQAIALDPTLGAAYFKLGKLYQEQQHWSGAAAAYREAIARMPNFAPAYMNLGNVLKATGDLTAAIAQYQQALACQPDDGEAFYNLGNAYLARHQRSEAIAAYRQAVQHQPRLQAAWVNLAMVLQQVGDYDAAIACFETLLQQDPTDAMAYCNLGSLSNDLGRFDQAITFLEQAIQLSPGLAVAHTNLAYALVAVARLTDAVDHCNQAVKLAPQLTAAYLNLGYALNNQGKVAAAIASFQAGLAVDPDCHPLNSNLLYTLNYSDRIHPAAIAEVHRQYGQRITPEVSPPSSQCDSPRARSAIAGGLCFPRYVSALGELFLRTAAGSP
- a CDS encoding ester cyclase — its product is MTLTENKQIVRRYIEEIWNLGNLDLLETLVDPHIVRHTMSPITGGETGGRSALKIDIANIRNAFSDLNMRIDDLIAENEKVVVRWLITGLNTATLWNMEPHGNRVNLTGISIFRLSEGKIIEMWNEFDHYIAAYQILTSDKTS
- a CDS encoding TOBE domain-containing protein; its protein translation is MIRQEEVLLEPDAAATVVIRDRQFLGREHCYCLISRCGREFHARTTAGMPLSVGTRVQVSVVSSVLRVFPTIQDVETPLQQAQSLQFCDRSR
- a CDS encoding ABC transporter ATP-binding protein, with protein sequence MASSIGHGVIAAVTPPDNVQQLTTAAIARVGLEGLEHRYPHELSGGQQQRVALARALAPQPSLILLDEPLSNLDVQIRLRLRQEIRDILKATGTSGIFVTHDQEEALSISDQVAVMRQGHLEQLDTPETIYREPASRFVAEFVTQAKFFAGSLSRRSLGTRDRRISNSASDCGAQQSYRESAPLSHRWGTDDSAGRGITRTRCSGDGRDSRSPVFRSRALLLSD
- a CDS encoding iron ABC transporter permease; translation: MQDFYKRIIQPLGQDRYSAWTMLVMAIAVLISLPVLTVLSGIFRDTGAIWQHLAATVLATYITNSLGLMVGVGLGVVLIGTGTAWLVTMCRFPGRWMFEWGLLLPLAAPAYILAYTYTELLEFYGPVQTSLRGWFGWQSVQDYWFPDIRSLWGAIALLTLTLYPYVYLLVRTAFLSQSASTLEACRMLGCGPWQSFLIVALPLARPAIMAGLSLALMETLNDYGTVQYFAVDTFTTGIYRTWFGMGEQQAASQLSAFLLLFILALVLLERGARGQAQYYQTAPHRQPLAAYSLRGWRAIAAQLACFLPIGLGLLFPGAILLQMTLENWSQTFNEEFWGFAYNSLLLALLTAGIAVAIALLMAYGLRLQPNLGMRLATQVAAMGYAVPGSVIAVGILVPVGGLDNAIDAWMRSTWGISSGLLLSGTIAALVFAYLVRFLAVSFSTIDASLTKIKPSLDDAARSLGHSPLSTLVRIHAPLMGRGLLTAVTLGFCGCDEGITRHPHYSPL
- a CDS encoding HMA2 domain-containing protein, which produces MESIQIGLLLSIISGVCTAFWTVLIWREKEQKEEERERDKNAALYVNPFILAAEELQSSLYRYLSGKQTKTLENKDSECYAGFSSEALEILYVIVIYFGWSLIIYRYGPYTRDKRVIELARKISETFANSDEFSSEEAFYFSFSEQRALGLRFVEGLSPTSFIEESKSIFTGFESVSLYHFEEEIKSSRNQLSAFYINIRDALHSIDNYNVIEDLIERRRLVLIQNFLVDLLNYLEEKEGFSVSIKARQKSEVYVKRLLNSRKSEDDYRIMHHTPGRIRLWISNLYHRESYAMQLQSLLESLANVEAVKMNLPAASIIIKYNPVIPKSKFEQQIVEVIH
- a CDS encoding extracellular solute-binding protein — its product is MDRQCKFRDVVFLASGAAMAAVAADQLGRPPVGNAQASRVVNLYSARHYDTDKALYENFTRKTGIKVNIVQAEADKLIERIKSEGANTPADLLITVDAGNLWRAQSAGLLQPIQSQILQSAIPASLREPNGYWFGLSKRARIIVYNKARIKPAELSTYEAVANPKWKGRFICRSSNNVYNQSLTGSILAANGAGKTEAWARGLVANFARPPEGNDTSQIKAVASGLADLTFVNTYYVVRLAKSQKAEDRAIAAKIGVVFSQSGRSRHSR
- a CDS encoding single-stranded DNA-binding protein, with product MSLNHVTLVGRVGGDPDVKYFESGSVVCNLTLAVNRQSRNNEQPDWFNLELWGKQAEVAANYVRKGSQIGISGALKFEHWKDRSTGASRSKPVIRVERLELLGSKRDQEASAGSTPDDEF